Genomic window (Takifugu rubripes chromosome 1, fTakRub1.2, whole genome shotgun sequence):
AGTGCAAATTTCCAATATCTGACTACAATTATCTgatataaatataaacacaacataaaagCTTTGGAACTGAATATGCAAACACCCTCAAATTTACCCAAACAGCACGAAAAGTTCAATATTTAATGCAATAGGTTTTAAAATCTATGAAGGTGTGAGGAAATCTAGGAACTCTCACCGGGTAGGTAATGTTTTTCTGGTTATTTCCAGCAAAACTATCACTTAAGAGTAAAATAATACTTAATATTGTAATTGTTGTTACCTCCCGAAGAAGACGGCCTGTCTTTGTGCTGAGCCAGAGGATTTTGTTTGCCGACGTGGCAACCAGCAAGTGCTCAGTGGAAGCCGGAGAGAAGCACACCTTCAGTGCAGAATCAAGATGAGGGCTGTGCACATCTAAAATGCTCACATCGACATGGAGCAACTAGACAGAGATAAAACAAGTCAGTGGAGAAATGGGCGTAAAGCAACGTGATCTCAGATCAATATATCAGTTATCTGAAATGACATAAACACACCAGTTTCTGTCTGGTTCTTCTAAAGTCAACGAGGATGCAATATATCAATAAGATAAACATCTTCAAAGAAAATGCAATAAATCACTGATGGGTTAGTGTTGTTTTAATACAATGGACACCTTAGCAAAACCTAGGTTTTTCTGGAACATAAGACATAAATAAGGTAATCAAATGTGCATATATCACATCATTACATCATATCCTCATCCGTAACACTGAAAGCTGATGGTGTGCTGTACCTCCTCCAGAGACTTGGAATCAGCAATGGTAACAATGTACTGTGTGGGACCAACAAAAGCCAGACAGCGGCTGTCACTGCTCACAGTGAGAGTGTCTGAAGCTCGCTCAGGGCCTCCAGCTACCACATTATCTAGAATAATTAGGAACAGATTAAATCAATCGATGCAATGTTAAAGGGATAATGAACATCCTTTGGGGCTGTGTAAGGTACTTAAACCTCACTGGTGTAGTAATTGCTGAATCAATAAGTGGCAATGAAGCAATTTAAGTAATTAATCAACCAGCTGCCAAGGATTACTTTTTAGTAATGTTTCTGTCAAGAGTTTATTGATCACTGTATCATTGGTCACTGTTTAGGAACTGGTTTAATGTACATACAAAGAACTCGGATCACATTGTAGTCTTCATCAAAGGCGTTGTAAAGAACCAAAGAGCCCTGGGAGTCAGCGCTGTACATGAACTCCCCATCTGGGGTGAAGATAAGGCCCATCACTCGACCGCTGTGTTGCCTGCAATTAGTTCCATTTCATTATTTACACACTGCACCCAGAAACAAGTGAACTCAGACGCTTTGACTCGTTTCCCATGAATCTAAAAATAGCTGTAGTTAATAGGCAGGAGCCCTTTTCTGATACATACTTGTGTTCAGCCAGCAGTTTGGCACTGGAGATGTCAAAGACTCTGACAATACCAGAGTTGAACCCACAGGAGATGTGACCTTCACTGGGATGGAAGGCAACACAGCCAGGGCAGTCATCAGACACAAAGTCATACAACTATTCACAGGATACAACAGAATGAAACACTGTTGTTAAAGAGGAATTTAGGTGATGAATTATAGAAAATGTAATCATGTACATGATGTTTACTGACCTGATGCAATGAGTCCATACTCCAAATGCGCACCGTTCCATCGGATGAAGCAGTTGTGAGATGCCGACGGATGCCATCCACACTGAAGCCCAGCACAGTCTCTGTGTGTGACCTCATTAGTGTGTTGTAACTATGGCTCTTCACATCTAGGAATCCCATGATACCAGCAGAACTGCAAGCAAGGACCAAATGGTTGTCCGAAGAGACTGAAACAAGGCTGACGGGTCCCTCaagctctggaaaaaaaaaagaaattttcTCCAAATAGAGTGCTTGCTGCATGGAAGAGTCTGAGACCTCAtctcaaagaaaaagaaaaagaaaaatattaatTTTGTCCTTCAAAAAGTATCAAGATtcctgaatgcagcagaaaaAAGGGTGCTGGTATGTTCTTCCACTGCAAATCAGAATACAGCTAGAAAATCCAAAATGACCTTAAGATAAATAACTGCTGAGGGGTGGAAACAGTTACAGTTACCATTTTGATCAGTCAAATAATGTCACGCTTCCACGGGGCTGCACTTACGTGCTTCCAGGAACACATTAGTGAAATCAAGGGACCAGAGCCGCAGGAAGCCATCCTCAGAGCCGGTGCAACAGAAAGATGAGGACATGCTGATACTGTTGATGGCAATGCCTGCATCTGGAGCAAgcaatcacaaacacacacacatctttacatCACGTTTTCATCTTTCAGTAATAACCACTGTCTTGCTTTTTAAACTAACAACATGCACTCTGTGTCATAGTGATTTTGAATGCACCGGTCTTAAAGGGTGGTTTCTCCCTGCAGTTGGATTGTGGTTGTtgtgcaggctgcagcctcctgaTGTTTTTGATTACAACTCGACTGTAGTCAATTTCGAAGATATAACCATTTCGACTGCTGGCATATCTGTGGGAAACCAATCATGGATGAAAATAAAGATTGCCACTAATTATAGACTAGGAGAATTATGCCATTTAAaatactgggggggggcactgggttGATCACTCACAAGGTAAAATTCCCAAGACACGGGTTAGAAGACTGTTCCTCAAAGGTCACATCGGTGAAGTCTATCGAGCGGTATTCACCGAGGTCTACTGGACATGAACGGAGTGTACCATTCCGCACACGCCAGAGGCGAATATTATCCCAACCACATGACACCAtcctgaaaaaaacaacacacctTACAGCAGCATCCTAAACATGCATCCTTACCTTGGGTAAGAAATCAATGAATATTAaattaatgacaaaaacagagcAGGACGGGTACCTTGTGTCGTCAAAGAAGGTGACCTTCATGGTGTTGATGTCAACATCAGTATGAGCTTTAGCTAAGATGGTCACGTCACCTCCTTCCCTAACTTTCAGAGTATtccacaccaccaccatctttGATAGGTCAACATAGAGGATATAAGTCACAGTATGATTTTAGAAAAGTGCCAGTTGCAAAAAAAAGTAAGTGTATGACTCCATTTTCAAagcttttgtatttttattgcaTACCGTTTTAATTTTGCTGTCTTTACCCACCCCACACAGGATAGCGCCACTGTATGAAAAGCTTCAAATCACAGAGACAATAAAAGTGAGTCAAGAATGTGCGCATGTACTAAAAGGAATGTTCATAAAAGCAAAGCAGCATATAGATTTGGTTACCTCAGACAGGATAATGAATGAGCAGCAATCCTGAACATGGAAAGACAGGTTCCTTTCTGGTAGTTCCACACTCGAACTACACTGTGGTTGCCCATTTGTGCCGAGGCCAGCAGTGTTGTGTTGCCATTAAAAGCCAGGGCAGACACCTATAGAGGAAGCACGAGGCACACATTTCTAAACTGAACGGactaggggaaaaaaaaaaaagagctttactGGTACTCTGGCGACTAGCAATGAAGAGGTTTGTGTAAGTGTTGACTCTGCATATGAGTTTCTGAGTCAAATAAAATAAGTGCCCTTTTTTGAAGGATCGTAGACAAAGTCTTCCTATATAGTGAAAAGGACAAAGATCAGATTGCAGGTCATTTACCTTATCGGTGTGGCCAATAAAAAATCTCTGCTGATTAGAGAACACGTTCAAAGAGACAATAATAGCATGACAGGGATAAACCACTGCATCACCCGTTTTGGTCCACAGTGCCTAGGGTCGAGAAATACAACTATTATGGCTTTTTCTACAATAATTTCCTTTGATCATCTAAAACTACGTCAAATGAACATACACAGCTTGCAGTGGCTCCTCCAAAACCAATTATCCGATTGAGCTTAAGAATTGGATCAGGAAGCAGCTTCTAATAGGGAGAGTAGAAAAATTTAACAAGGCATTGAGACAATTAGATTCATTGATTTTAATTTCTAATAATAAGGAACTCCATTCTCCTTTTACCTTCTGTGTGGGTCCTTTAGACAGTAGAGGATGGACAGGAGATGGAACATTAGAGCAAAGAAACTAAAACAGATAAAACGAAAACACCTCTGTGAGGTTGTTGCAATGTGCTGGACATGATGCATAAAAACACGGAGGAATGtgggaaacacaacacaacacaacacacatcacaACTGATTGTAAAACTTAGTCAATTTGAAGCATCACCTCTTCGCTCTCCTCTGCTAGTTCATCAGATCCCTCCTCTGGATGTGCATACACATGCACTTCTCTCCCAGTGATGATTGGGGCCATTAATGTGTCCTGGTGTGAACTGGAGCATGTTGATCTCTGCTGATGCTGGTCATCATTAGGGCTAAGTGAACCATCTCTCTGGTGTTTGGAAACTACTCCCAACTCTGGAATGCTCGTCACCATGACAGCTTGGTTCCTGTGGAACTGAGAACACTGACAGTAAGCAGTAAATTTAGCCTGAGAAATATTTGAAATCTTACTGGTCTGACTAAATTTGGATTTTTCACCTGTTTACTGCGGGACATACAATCCTGGACTGGTTTGACGTGCTCTTCTGTAACGGGGCTTCCATCATCATTGGTGCATTCTGTGAAGGAgattgatatatatatatttttatccCTGATACATTCCTGTTAGGCCCTATGCAtagaaacataaataaatttaaatgacTTTCCAAACAATTCGCATTGTAACCCATTGTAAAGTCAACAGCAGAAAGCCATCCAGCACATACAGGTTACACATGCTGGATGGCCTTCTGCTGTATAAACATGTTAGTAGAAACCTGAAGATAAAAAGATGTAAACAGAACCAAGCTCCCCATTTCCACTAGAATTCCTCTCTTTAACAACTCATTGAAACATCTAATGTAAAGATCACCTTATACTGAACATATACTGTAAACCGTATGTCCAGTGACTCGTTGGCTTGAGTTAATCAGTTAAAACTAAAATGATAGATGACTACAGCAGACCACAAAATGTTAAATGACTACCGGTACTCTCCTTTAACTTTGCGTTTGTGACCATATAATCCCAATAATtttatcaataaaaataaaaagaattcaGCAGGCAGCACTTCAATGGCAGCTTATTTACAGGATTTCTGTATAAAAGTAATGGAAAAAGGGTCTGAAAAAGCTACATTAATTGTGGCATTTATGACTTACCAGCCTCATTCTTGGACTTTTCTTTCTGAATGGAGAAAAATGGTAATTTTGATCCATCTGAAGGAAACCTTTTGCAATTAGAAAATTTATTTTAGTACATTGGGATAGTTTAGATAACAATTTCAATAAAGACAATTACATATTTTACTTAGGTAACTGGTATGTAAAGTAAATATATCTTGTGGACACCTGGTTAGTGGTATAAATATTTGTGCTTCATCcatagaaaaaaagagaaaataacatGTTAATATAacatgttattaaaaaaaatcccatacATCACAATCAGGCCAAATGTAAGAATGCAGAATTCCTTATTAGAATCTTTTTTACTAATATGGGTGTGTGTCAAAGAGCAGCAGATTAAATAAAACTCGTGGATGAAAAAAGCAAAGATACTGTAACTCGTCCACTTTGTGGGAGCCTACAGAAGAGATGAAATTACCTCCATGAAAAGGTGTAAAGATTTAATGGAACTTACAGATCAAAGGGGGACAATGAAGAAATCTAAATATAAGTGCAAAGTAAGACTATCTTATTAACCACACTGACCAGCCTGTCAAAAAACAGGGACCAGCttaaatactttttaaaaaaatgtagatTAACATTCTACTGATGAGGTTACGATCCACAGTCAGCTATGGGAAACAGTTTGAACTGTCTAGCAAAAGGTTAAATTTCAATTAATTTACTGTTGCACTGAATGCGTTAGTGGTAAGATGAATATGTAGAGTTCTTGAATGAGACAAAAATACCTGATATAATCATACAGATCATGCCAGGACGTTCCTTTAGGGACAGGAAATGCCATCTCTCTGGGGATGGGACCAAGTCCTTGAGAAGATGTCAGACCCATCAACTTAGCTTCATTGAAAGAAATTCCTGTTAAGGAAGAAAATATGTATTAAATTCTCAAAAAAATCTTAATTGCAATATATATAAAGTGAACATGAATATTGGTGATCTGTGAGGGTGTCACCTGGATCAAGCAGCAGGTCAGTAGTAAACATGTTTTTCACCGCCATGTTTGCACAAAGCTTGATGCTCTTCAGGCTGTGGTAGCAGTGTTTGAGATAGATGGACATCATGTATTCTAAATCCAGCATTAGACAGGTCCAACGcactgaaggaggagcaggacccATCAAACCTGGAACGGTGTCAAATGTACTCATATACCATACATGAGTATACTCAACTATCAACGGGCCAGAGCTGATGTGTATAACAATTTGGATGTTGCATTTTACCATGTCTATTAGTTTTGGCTCTGCCTTCATAAACAGAATCATTTGCAGCTGCACACAAAAAGGGAAACTGGAGCCAGGTCGGTGTTGACTTGAACTCTTTAAACATGTTGGAGAAGGAGATCCGGACTGCAAGACCCCCCTTCACACATCATCatgagaaagaaacaaaaatctGTTATTCTCACACAAACCTTAACACATAATCGTGTTAAATCTATATTTATTTACCTTCACTGAGACATCCAGGTGGACTATGAAGTATTTCCCAGGGGTGGGTCTGAACAGAAGATAGAAGTACCGTCCTGTCAGCCCCAGCGAATGCTTAATGTTTTTGGGAACCAGAATGTAGCTGTTGGCTGGGACAGGAGCCCTGATCCGGAACACTGAGCACTTCAGTGTCTTGTTCTGCCATTCAAAGTGAAGGTAAAGTAAGAAATCATTGGTCAGAATATTCAAGGTTACTCCATAACTGCGTGGGCTTCAAAGCTGCAGTggactctttattttttttagataaaaTACTTTAAAACAAATCTTTAAAAGTTCTCATTGATTACCATGGATGTTGACACATCTCCCACTTTTGAAGACCTTTTCCATTCTTCCACTTTGATGTGCTTAAATATGTTGACGTAAGGATGCTGCCAATCTGCGAAATAAAAAACAAGACAGGTCCGTCTCAATTCCTGACTTCTTTATGTAGCTATGGAATTGTAATGTCAGTGATGGATGTGTAAATATGTCACCTTTACCTTTGCAAGCCATAGAGCGATATATCGCAATCGGGAAACTTCAACGTCGATCTGCAAttttgtttaaatcaagcgGCTTACGGTCATGTAAACGTACATTTGGTGAAGTTAGCTAGCAAAAAAGTCGTATGAAAAGCCCGTTCACCGTATCACAGAGGTGAAAATGTGATACCCTTTTATTAGCTTACGAAATACGAAGACAATTGCAGTCAATAGGGGAAATGAACTAAAATTTGCGGGGATCTCTGTGTCTTGTTTGTTCCCGCTTCAGCTGCCGCTGTTGTCATCGACGCTGGTGACGTTCCGTCGCAGGTAATTCTGGGTAATGAAGTCTATAAATCAGAGCCAACGTCGAAGAAAATCCAAAGgattttaaactgaaaaaagtTTTAAATCACATCTCGGGCTAAGCTGTGAAGCAACGGTTGGGTGTGACTCTATAGCAAATATGATTTACTTTAAAACATACtcttaggttcaaacgacctaaaacatgagagagagagagagagagaaatgaggcaaagacaacagctttaagttttacttgcagcaaggaggaCGGGGAGATGCGGTCAGTttcagatctccaacacgtcctgagACACACCTCCCGCCACCCTTCTTTTATTAggattaggaggtccctagttacatagaattcaaatgtgcctaaagggaggggggaaaccCAAACAATAGCAGGGTCCATTTATAGTAAAACTTGCAAATCATAATGACGAGTGCGTCTTCATTGAATTATCAGCTTGGCTCGCACACACAGCACATCCTTCCATACAAGATAAAAGCCTATACAAAGAGAATAAATTCTCCTGCTTCCCATGCTGTTGTTGCATCCTGATACTCCTTACAGCGGCTGTATCCTGTTGTTCttgagcaggtgtgtgagctTACACATTAGACATCACGAAGCTTCAGCATTAACAAGTAATAAAAGCATAATGTCATCTTATGTaaaatgtagttttttttaTGGTTAAAAAATCATGCAAGGTGTTCACATTTTCAATACATTACAATAGTCACAGCACAAATCTTGGTTTAACAGATTCACATTATACTCACAAATATACCATAAATGTCAGATGTACCTTAGTCAGAATCTATATTTACAACATGTGGGAGTAACTCTACAGGGAAAGAAACCTGCATTTGCATGGATGATTGTCCATTGTCATCCTGTTCATCATTTGCCAGTGTGCTGTCATGATTTAACACCACTGGTAATGAAGAATCACCGGGCTGAGTGAGGCACGACTGTCCTTCACATCTAAACATCAGCGACCGCCCGAGACTGGGTGAACTGCCAGGCCCTGGCCTCAGCGTTACGGGTGAAGATCTGTGTTGCTCTGGCACCGTGGCAACGGACAACGTTTCTACTCGAGAATCAGTCACAGCTAGTCACTGCCCACAGCACACAAATTCAGCTTCAGTCCTCCAAATGTgccacttcctcctcagctctgtTCTCACCTGCATCCGTGAGGAAAGTAAGACGGTTCAGatttatttagtcatttttgtttgtttatttatttatttattttgacgATTTTATACTTTTAGACATCACAAAAATGGAATAGTTAGAGCAGTGGAAATTAGTAAGTTAGTTTTAGGAAGAATGTAATGTGTAACAACAAACCTCTTTATTAGCGTAGCAGTAAAGCACAGACACAAGTAAGCCCTGTAGAAAGGTCATATATCAGGAAAGGCCATGTCATACAcgtgacaacaaaaacaattgGGTGTTTTAAAGCACATACTCAAAAAGAGTACACAAACAACATTTTTGCAGTTAATTGTTACATGGTCACTTTTCCACATATGAGGAGAAATGCGTAAATAGCTTCTTTCTATTTTTTACCAGAGTCCAAATTACCTCACCTACGTACACCAGTTTGGTTATTCTAAAGACTGGAAATACTTATTTCTACACAGCTCAGGTAAACTATGTAAACCATTGTAAAATTTTGGTTTCATATTAAATTTATTTCTAGAAAACTAAAGTAAGTCAGTATTTTTTAGAACATGATCGCACGTCCACAAATAGCAACAGACACTAATCAAGCCCACCTGAAAAGAATTCAGAGTAAGGGTGAAAAAGACTTTAATGTAGCGCAGAATGCCAGTTGTTTGCTCATCTGTAGCAAAAATGAATATGATTTCATGAATCCCAAACAGAGGTATAAGGGTAAGTGTTGCCTTGGCAAGCCTACAAACCAGAAAGAAGAACAATTCAAAGGAGAAAAGAGTAGAAGTGAGTAAGCAAGGAAAACCACACAGGTGGAGATGTGaatttgaaaatgtgtgaatttcACAATCCCTTTATGTCAAGTCTTTAacctgtgctaaaatgtttaaataagaCAATAAGCATTTGATCTGTAATGTGTCTCTACCCAAGGAAGAGCTTCACAATGCAACGGGTCAACTTGCCGAAGTTTGTAATCAGGGTATCCACTTTGTTTGTTGGCTCTTAATTTGGAGAGAATTACCTTCAGGATCTTCATGAAAATTAAAAAGTTGATCTGTTGATCAAAGAATCAATATGTCAATTGTGCATGCAGTACACATTTACAGTGAGTGGAGATTCAATCACTCACCAGTGAGGCAAAAAGAATCGGTAAACGGATAATCCACCAATAGTTCATGTTTTCATTGAAGGCCCAACACCTGTAAAAGGGAGAAGCATGGAGAATCATATTGTCTGTGGTGGATAATTGTGACTGGAGCAGATGGGAACAAACACGCTtactctttgttttctttcagaagTTTCATCACAACCCAGGGTATCACAAACAATAGTGGTGTGCCTGATCAAAGCAAACGGCTGAAATTAATTTGTAGCTCTCTGCAAAGTAATTATTCACAGCTGAACTTAATGACATACAGGGTGGAATATCACAAGTCTTGCAAATGAAACTGAGCAACTACTCCATGAAATTTCACATTATCTATCATCCTTAGAGGTAGGAGATATAAATGGCCGCTGCTAATTAGCAGGTGACATCTTTACAGGTGGAATGCTGACACCCCATGGAGATAACCTTAGACGGTTAGATGGTAGGTTTGATCAGTCTTTTAGCATCAATAAATACCAAAAGAACTCACCCCAACCAAGACAGATGTAGGGCAAGTGTTTATTGTTATCAATGAACACTGAAGCAATAAGAACAGAGTACAAATAAACCGCTTCTCCGAAGAACCAACAATGATTGGCCAGGACACAGTACTGCATCACAGCCTGGGCCATTCGGCAGCCAATGGCAGCCTAGAGGAAGAGGTCACGTAAAAACAGATGTTACCTGTGGGCCACAGCAAATAAAGAAGGATGATCGTTCAGCGGCTCTACCTGGTGACTTAGCATCTCTCCCACATCGGTCTGTTTCACAATCTCTCGTCCCCAGTGCCGTTCCAGCATAGTGTCCTTAATGATAACCGATACAGCTCGCAGgatgagggacaggaagagattaGCATGAATGTAATTCCTAGAACAGCGCAATTTCCTGGAAAACATACAGAAACTCACAGTATAAAATATCACTTCAGTTCCTTTAGTACTATTTCACTGTGGTGCTGCGTGTAATGTAGTCTATTTTACCTAAAGCTCAGAAGAATGACAAGCGCTGTTGAGAgtgtgaggagggagatggagtAGCCAACAGTGTACACCATCCTGAAGTTCACCATCATTTGTTTGAACCACAACTGTAAAGACAATCCATGGCACTTATTTAAATGTCAGCTCAATAATGGTAATCCATCTTTAATTTGTCATTGGCTATATCCGCTTGCTTATACAAGCACAAATAAGGATTGCTTTATTCCTTAATTATTAACTAGGATTAGATTTAGGATTAGGTGTCAGCGGAGCTGCTGCACAGTTTCCCATTCAATCACAGTTATGCTAGTTGGAAACCTTAACATTTAATCATTATCAATGGTAAAgttttgatgtgtggacattTTTGATGCCTCTAAATTATTGGGAATATCTAAGATTCCATTTACTAAAGGAACATTCTCTTTCTTATGGGAGAACGCAAAATGATGCACAAgtgattaaaaagaagaaaacacaggTGACAGCCATGAGAGCAATTAGGCAAGTGAGAAATGTAACGAACACCACAGGAGTCACACTCATAGGGCGACAAGACCAGACAGGGAAATGAACACAAGGCTATATGAACTGAGATACATCCAAAATACACTTTGTAGAAAAATTTAGAATTCTAAAAGGAACCAACTACAAAGTACTGTACAAGTATGATCTGTTCCCACAAAATTCCCACAAAAACGATTGTGACTAGCTTTGTTTCTGGGATGAACCAACAAGGATTAATCAGAAAGATGACCATACAAATGGATCATAGGAACACTTTTTACACAGACAACTTTTTAGAAGCAGACTGGCTCTGCATCGGTCTTCGTTGTTTCTGAGTTTCATAACAGAGCTTGAACCACATCCATACACATACAACAGAGTTTTTTCAATTGTTTACTGCAATCAGCATATCCACGGGCAGACAGTCTAATCAGTGGACACAAACATAGTGGGTCCATAGTGAGATCCTCGGCTCAGCAGAAATGACAAATGGTTTACAGACAGGGAGACGGTTGGACACAAGTAAAAGACATTTAGGAATTTAGgtaagaaaaggaaggaaggaagagcagACAATGAGCAGACACAAGACAAACTAAACACAAACGTAAACAGAAACTAGCAGCATCAGTACAGACACATTCACCTTTCATAGACATAGAttcttatacagtgggacctctacttatgaacggctctacatgcggaattttcaggttacgaaacgtctcaacgggaaaatatttcctcttgttacgaaataaatttcaggatacgaaaggcaaaaatacgctaccgctgctactcgcagctcgcggaatTTAGCCAACgtaaacttgcttgtagctgctctgccattggctatcgcctagcatcttcctgtcatcccattggctaggagggacgccAATccgtacaagtttgtgtgtatcccaacGTCGCCTtcgtcgtcttcgggatttattgtgggtgtttgtatgtttgtccattagatggcggtgttacc
Coding sequences:
- the wdr90 gene encoding WD repeat-containing protein 90 isoform X1; the protein is MACKDWQHPYVNIFKHIKVEEWKRSSKVGDVSTSMNKTLKCSVFRIRAPVPANSYILVPKNIKHSLGLTGRYFYLLFRPTPGKYFIVHLDVSVKGGLAVRISFSNMFKEFKSTPTWLQFPFLCAAANDSVYEGRAKTNRHGKMQHPNCYTHQLWPVDMRWTCLMLDLEYMMSIYLKHCYHSLKSIKLCANMAVKNMFTTDLLLDPGISFNEAKLMGLTSSQGLGPIPREMAFPVPKGTSWHDLYDYIRFPSDGSKLPFFSIQKEKSKNEAECTNDDGSPVTEEHVKPVQDCMSRSKQCSQFHRNQAVMVTSIPELGVVSKHQRDGSLSPNDDQHQQRSTCSSSHQDTLMAPIITGREVHVYAHPEEGSDELAEESEEFLCSNVPSPVHPLLSKGPTQKKLLPDPILKLNRIIGFGGATASCALWTKTGDAVVYPCHAIIVSLNVFSNQQRFFIGHTDKVSALAFNGNTTLLASAQMGNHSVVRVWNYQKGTCLSMFRIAAHSLSCLSFSYSGAILCGVGKDSKIKTMVVVWNTLKVREGGDVTILAKAHTDVDINTMKVTFFDDTRMVSCGWDNIRLWRVRNGTLRSCPVDLGEYRSIDFTDVTFEEQSSNPCLGNFTLYASSRNGYIFEIDYSRVVIKNIRRLQPAQQPQSNCREKPPFKTDAGIAINSISMSSSFCCTGSEDGFLRLWSLDFTNVFLEAQLEGPVSLVSVSSDNHLVLACSSAGIMGFLDVKSHSYNTLMRSHTETVLGFSVDGIRRHLTTASSDGTVRIWSMDSLHQLYDFVSDDCPGCVAFHPSEGHISCGFNSGIVRVFDISSAKLLAEHKQHSGRVMGLIFTPDGEFMYSADSQGSLVLYNAFDEDYNVIRVLYNVVAGGPERASDTLTVSSDSRCLAFVGPTQYIVTIADSKSLEELLHVDVSILDVHSPHLDSALKVCFSPASTEHLLVATSANKILWLSTKTGRLLREVPKVHRHQCSSLAVSEDGRFLLTAGHNAVKVWDYNMQLDVNSQMFIGHSQPICQVGFTPDQLGVISVGDAIFFWDFLPFPEESASDDSSSSVLSNRSASKTELKVVEPESELGESVLSNGVPRKLVPLPCSPPVDISTLDQLDHVAEETVPLSTSGSGVVAEPRPAPSFLKITVPDQTSPLTVRHSDKGTEPVRPDCYRHFISRFKTSTVDQAAVPPIPGEECIKLKAVIGYNGNGRDNMVWSPEQGLFAYTCGSVVVVEYLHTGRQRHLQGHHEEISCLAITHNTETMASASGGSHGARSLICIWNVQNGTCRTTLFHHSGEVQCLTFSSDDRFLLSAGGFSDPVVALWDSDTFQLLSSISVSGLIHDAAFSPSAANQLACVGSHGVYFCFVHACGSDVELRFQGVKAPAEVGDVELTALSYHADSLLFTATNRGHVCIWDVGTQHCFMTWEAEEGEIGVLLCRGNRLLSGSNSRWLRLWEVEAVKPQDSFSNVNQRRTKVVLEHEIMLDGATVSAAFDKTLDMGIIGTTAGTIWYINWSDYGNIRLVSGHKNRVNAVAFSPDEKYFATCSEDGSVRVWLVSSIELMVQFQVLSQACGSVCWSPSSSKDGACLAAGYSDGTLRIFRLSSSEMELKLHPHDGVAVTAIQYSANGHVILSAGQNGLVAVSSTVNGATVRVIRDHKGAPISTIQCVNQHCKTFGLEGNELWLAASADRRVSVWAADWLKDKCDLLDWLTFPAPSFLGDDAPPPSLAAFAPTDPSLVVYTGYGVEKELTFYSLVKKQIIKKISLPHWISCLSLSCKSQLIAVGSQERVVKMINWGSGRCQDFSQHSDSLQTCHFSPSGTLLFTVAFNEILLWDVRDL